Proteins co-encoded in one Arachis hypogaea cultivar Tifrunner chromosome 11, arahy.Tifrunner.gnm2.J5K5, whole genome shotgun sequence genomic window:
- the LOC112720466 gene encoding putative glucose-6-phosphate 1-epimerase: MGHSAAVWDCRAATEITKDWNGIDQIVLRNPRGALARVSLHGAQVTSWRNEHGEELLFTSSKAIFKAPKAIRGGIPICFPQFGTCGSLELHGFARNRMWFIDDNPPPLPANDSIGKSFVDLLLKSSEEDMKCWPHSFEFRLRVSLTTDGDLNLISRVRNINGKPFSFSFAYHTYLLVSDISEIRIEGLETLDYLDNLLQKERFTEQGDAITFESEVDRVYLSSPNIIAVLDHERKRTFVMRKEGLPDVAVWNPWDKKAKSMVDMGDEEYKQMLCVDGAIFEKPVILKPGEEWTGRLQLSVVASSFCSERLGLDRDGL; encoded by the exons ATGGGGCATTCTGCAGCTGTGTGGGACTGTAGAGCAGCAACTGAAATTACAAAAGACTGGAATGGAATTGATCAAATTGTGCTTCGGAACCCTCGAGGTGCTTTGGCACGG GTAAGCTTACATGGAGCACAGGTCACTTCATGGAGGAATGAGCACGGGGAAGAACTTCTATTCACAAGCAGTAAG GCGATTTTCAAGGCTCCAAAAGCAATACGAGGAGGAATTCCTATATGTTTCCCTCAG TTTGGAACCTGTGGATCTCTGGAGCTGCATGGATTTGCAAGGAACAGAATGTGGTTCATTGATGATAATCCTCCTCCTCTGCCGGCTAATGATTCCATTGGGAAATCATTTGTTGACCTTCTACTGAAATCATCCGAGGAAGATATGAAGTGCTGGCCACATAG TTTTGAGTTTCGTCTTCGGGTGTCTCTTACAACAGACGGAGATCTGAATTTGATATCACGAGTGAGGAATATCAATGGCAAGCCATTTAGTTTCTCATTTGCATATCACACGTACTTACTGGTTTCCGACATCAG CGAGATAAGGATTGAAGGTTTGGAGACACTCGACTATCTGGACAACCTTTTGCAGAAGGAACGATTCACAGAACAAGGAGATGCGATAACATTTGAATCTGAG GTTGATCGAGTTTATCTTAGCTCTCCGAACATAATTGCAGTTCTAGATCACGAGAGGAAAAGGACATTTGTTATGCGAAAGGAAGGTCTCCCTGATGTTG CTGTGTGGAATCCATGGGATAAGAAGGCAAAGTCGATGGTGGACATGGGCGACGAGGAGTATAAACAGATGCTTTGTGTTGATGGGGCAATATTTGAGAAACCGGTGATCTTGAAGCCCGGAGAGGAATGGACAGGGCGGCTGCAGCTCTCGGTTGTGGCATCAAGTTTTTGTAGTGAGCGCCTTGGTCTCGACAGAGATGGCCTCTGA
- the LOC140176052 gene encoding secreted RxLR effector protein 161-like translates to MVSSLQLLFSGVEAFEDLKLFRTMIGSLQYLTITRPNFSFAVNKISQFMHAPLLPHWKATKRILRYLQGTKKLGLAFHKCSDTRFYAFFDSDWAANIEDRRSVFGFCVYFGTNLVSWSCRKQSTISRSSTKAEFRSLASCEAELVWLQNLFHELDVSLLTPPTIHCDNLSTVLRMHNPILQDKTKHFQLEIRLIRDKLRNNSLHIVHIPGAEQIADIFTKPLSATSFERLRIKLRVTL, encoded by the coding sequence ATGGTTTCTTCTTTGCAACTTTTGTTTTCAGGTGTTGAAGCTTTTGAAGATCTAAAATTGTTTAGAACTATGATTGGTTCCTTGCAATATCTTACCATCACTCGACCAAATTTCTCCTTTGCAGTTAACAAAATTAGTCAATTCATGCatgctcctcttcttcctcactgGAAAGCTACAAAGAGGATCCTCAGATACTTGCAAGGAACGAAGAAACTCGGCTTGGCCTTTCACAAATGCTCTGACACaaggttttatgcattttttgacTCAGACTGGGCTGCTAACATTGAGGATAGAAGGTCAGTATTTGGGTTTTGTGTCTATTTTGGGACTAATTTAGTGTCTTGGTCGTGTAGGAAGCAATCTACTATAAGCAGGAGTTCTACAAAGGCAGAATTTAGGAGCTTGGCATCTTGTGAAGCTGAATTGGTCTGGCTGCAAAATCTTTTTCATGAACTAGATGTCTCTTTGTTGACTCCTCCTACGATTCACTGTGATAACCTGAGCACAGTCCTCCGTATGCATAACCCAATCCTCCAAGATAAGACGAAACATTTTCAACTTGAAATTCGGCTCATTAGAGATAAGTTGAGGAACAACTCTCTACATATTGTGCACATTCCAGGTGCTGAGCAGATTGCAGATATATTTACCAAGCCTTTATCTGCTACTTCTTTTGAGAGATTGAGGATCAAATTGCGAGTTACTCTTTGA